The stretch of DNA CAGCTCCACCTCACGGGTGGTGGTGCGGCCCCAGATGTGCAGCGGCGTCCAATAGCGCAATACCTCGGCAAGGGCCGCGGGAACGAGCTCCGGGTTGTTGCGGACCAGTTCGAGCTGTTCCGGGTGGCGGCCGAACAGGGCCACGATGTTGCCGATGGAGGCGATGGTGGTATCGACGCCGGCACCCAGATACTGGTGGATGATGTGGCCTGCGGACCCCTCGGGGATCTCCCCGCGCGCCTCGGCGTCGAAAATTCCCCGGCCGATGGAGTCGGGCGCCAGGTCCGCTGCGGTGACCGACGAGCACCAGCCGTACAGTTCGCCGGCGATGGGGAAGCTCTCCTGGGTGCGGTGGTTCAGTGGGCCGAGCACCTGCATGGCGGCTTGGCCCCAGCGCAGCATGTTCTCTTTCACGTGGCCGCCGAATCCGATGAGGTCCGCCACGATGTCCAGCGGGAAGGCGCGGGCCAGGGAATCGATGGCTTCGAAGGAGCCGGTAGCCACCAGTTCGGCAACGAGCTTGTCCGCCTTCTCATCGATGGTCACCTTCAGGCCGCGCAGGGCCCGGGGCGTGAGGTTTGCCGAGAGGGTGGCGCGGAGTTGGGTGTGCATGGGCGGATCCGATGCGAGTGACGTCCCCTGCAGTGCCCCGTTCACCATCGGGTTGAAGCCAAGGGTGGTGGACGAGAAGGATTCCGGGTCCGCAAGGACGTCCCGGATGAGGTCATACGTGGTGACGGCGTAAAGGTTGTTTTTCGGCAGGTGGACCACGCCGCCCAGTTCTCGCAGCGCGGCGTAGGTGGGGTAGGGGTCCACCGTGATGTCGTCATCCCAGATGTCGATATCGGATTCGATGGGGTTCATTGTTGTCTCCTTGCGGATTGGTTTCTGTCGGGCTGCCAGGCCGCTTACGCGGTGACGGCCTCGGCGTTGGCTTCGGTGGTTTCGGCCACGGCGTCCGGGGTGGGTGCGGACGGGCGGGAATTGATGAAGAGAGTCAGGACCGCGGAGAGGACGGCGGCGATCCCGGCGACGAAGTAGACCGTCTGGAATCCCTGGCCCAGGGAGGTTCCTGCCACTCCCTGGATCTGCTGCTGGACCGAGGCAACAGCGTTCACCATGCCGTCCACTGCCTGGGCGGGGGCGCCGCCCGCAGCGGCTTGGCCGGAGAACTGGGCCACGACGCCGTCCCAGCCGGACAGGTAACCCAGCGGCGGCACGTGCGAGAGCCCGGCCACTGCCTCGGCGGGAAGCCCGGCTCCGCCCAGGATCCCGGCCAGCGAGCCGGCGAATGCGGAGGCTCCGACGCCGAACGCGATGGCGGATCCGATCACGGGCCCCAGAGCGAAGCCCAGGTCGCGCAGCAGGTTGGTAGTGGCCGACGCCATGCCGATGTGCTGCGGCGGCACGGTGTTGATGGCCACAGCGGTGATGGAACCGACGGTAAGCGCGAATCCGATGCCGAGCAGCAGCAGCGGCGGGATGAAGGCGGTCCAGGGCGCCCCGCCGAAGGCTTCGGGCGTGCCCAGGGGGATGTTGGAAAGCCAGAAGGCTGAGACGGCCATGAACGCGAATCCGGCCGTGAGGACCCAGCGGGGTGCCACGTGATGGATCAGCCAGCCCACCACCGGGATGAACGCGAAGGCCGGGCCCTGGATGAAGACGAACAGCACGCCCACTTTCCAGGCCTCGGCCAGGGCGAGGCCGCCAACGGCCACGCTGGTGCTGAAGCAGACGGCCAGGAAGGCGAACATGCCCGTGACGGCCACGATGCCCGTGATGGAGTAGGCACGGTTTTTGAACAGCGAGAGGTGGATCAGCGGCTGGCGCGTGCGTTTCTCGATGACGATGAAGGCGGCCAGGAGGAGAGCACCCGCAACGTAACTGGTGATGACCTCGGCACTGCCGAATCCGGCGTCGACCGCCTGGACCGTGGCGAACAGTATTGCGATGAGGCCCAGGGCCAGGGTGATCTGTCCCGGCATGTCGAGCTTCCGGCCTTCAGCGGCGGCGGAGTCCTTTGCCTTGATGGCGATGACCAGGACGGCGACGGCGATGGCGGCTGCAATGTAGTACGCCACCCGCCAGCCGCTGAAGATGTTCGGTGCCCCGGCAGCGGTCCCCTCCACGGTGAATGCCTGGGACGTGAGCCCCGCCAGGACGGGCGAGATGACCGCGCCCAGGGACAGGAAGCCAGCCCAGGTGGCAATGACCTTCGCCCGTTCCCGGTGGTCCGGTGTGATGGCCGCGATCATGGACAGTGAGATGGGGAAGAGGATGCCGGCACCGATGCCGCCCACAGCCTGAGCGGCGATCATCATTTCCGTGTTGACGGCCAGCGCAGCCAGGACTGACCCCGCCACGCTGACGAGGGCGCCGGCGTACAGCAGCTTCTTGCGGCCGAACAGGTCGCCCAGCAGGCCCCAGCTCAGTTCGAAAACGACGATGCCCATCATGAACATGCCGGCGATCCAGGTCAGTCCGGCGCCGGAGGTGCGGAATTCAACAGCGAACGTTCCGTTGAGCGCGCCGGGCAGCGCGTTGGTGATTTGGGCCAGGGTGACGGCGCTGTACGCCGCTACGAAGGTGGCTCGAACCGAGCCGCGGCTCGAGACGGTGGGGGCAAGGCTCATCGATGAAACTCCCTTGTTCCAATGAGAGATGGATTGGTTGTTCTCAACAGTTTGTAGTGATCTATTACACAGTGTCAAGCAAATTTATCCATGAAAGTTTTCTTGACACTCTGTAAAGATTTATGTGATACTGGCTACACCGCAAGGGAGCGAGGGCTCCGCGGAAACCCCAACACATCACCCGGAACTGAGGGAGAACCCTGTGAGCAACCAACCGGCCGTCGATTTCCGCGATGCCCACGCCCCCGGCCCGGAGCAGGGCATCGTCAACACGGTCCTGGGCCCGGTCTCCGCTTCTGAACTGGGCGTCGTTGCAGCCCATGAGGCGCTGCTGTCAGTGCTCCCCGGTGCCCAGTACGCCCCGGACATTGCAATGGACCGTGCGGACATCTTCGAAGCCCTGGCCGGAAAGCTGGCCGACTTCCGCCGCCACGGCGGGCAGACCATCGTTGACAGCACCGGCATGTTCCACGGCCGCGACCTCAAGCTGTACGAAGCCCTGTCCCGTTCCACCGGCGTCCACATCGTGGCCTCTACCGGCCTGGGCCCGGAGGAGGAGCTCGGCGGCTACTTCCTGACGCCGCAGACCAATCCGCCCACCCCGTGGCCGGCAGAAAAGTTCAGCGACCTGTTCGGCAAGGAGATCACCGAAGGCATGGTGGTTCCCCGCGTGGAACGGCGCGGCCCGGCCGGCCTCATTGCCACGGTCGCTGACCGTGCCGGCATGACCCCCACGGAGGAGAGCCTCTTCCGAGGCTCAGCCCGTGCGGGCAAGGAGACCGGAGTGGCCGTCTCCATCCGGTTCGGCGCCGACGCCCTGCACGATCTCGACGTTGTCCTGGACGAGGGGATTGGCGCTGACCGGGTGCTTGTGGGCGGGCTGGACCGCATGGACGCTGCCGGAGCCGCCGGCAAGGTGGCCGAGCGCGGCGCTTTCGTGGGCATTGACCACGTTGGCCTTAATGACCATCCCGACTTCCTCACCGACCACGGACGGGCGGAGCTCGTCCTGGAGCTCGTCGCCGCAGGCCACGCAGACAAGGTCATCCTGTCCGGCAACTCCATCGGCGTGGCCAAGGGACTCCCGGCCTACGACCTCCCCTTCAGCCACGTCCTGGCCACATTCATGCCCTTCCTCAAGTCCCGCGGACTGGGCGATGACGACGCGCATCGCATCCTCGTGGACAATCCGCGGACCCTGCTGGCCGTCCGCTGAGCCCGCTTCATCAGCCTTCCAACCCCCAAGGGAAAGAAATGACAAAGGTCAACACAGTGCTGGGAACCATCCCGGCCGAAGAACTCGAAATCGTGGCTGTCCACGAGCACATCGGCTACGGCATGCCCGGCTCCGAACTGGACACCAGATGGTGGAAGACGCCGGAACGGGCCTATGAGGAAACCGTGCCGAAACTGCGCAAGTTCCGCGAGTACGGCGGCGGAACCATGGTGGATGCCACCGGCATCTGCAACGGGCGCGACATCGACTACTACAAGTCTCTGTCCCGTAAGACCGGCGTCAACATCGTGGCCTGCACCGGCTTCGTGGGCGGCGACACCGCGCTGCCGCACTTCTCCCGCGCCACGGTGGATTACCTCGCCAAGG from Pseudarthrobacter chlorophenolicus A6 encodes:
- a CDS encoding phosphotriesterase family protein, translating into MSNQPAVDFRDAHAPGPEQGIVNTVLGPVSASELGVVAAHEALLSVLPGAQYAPDIAMDRADIFEALAGKLADFRRHGGQTIVDSTGMFHGRDLKLYEALSRSTGVHIVASTGLGPEEELGGYFLTPQTNPPTPWPAEKFSDLFGKEITEGMVVPRVERRGPAGLIATVADRAGMTPTEESLFRGSARAGKETGVAVSIRFGADALHDLDVVLDEGIGADRVLVGGLDRMDAAGAAGKVAERGAFVGIDHVGLNDHPDFLTDHGRAELVLELVAAGHADKVILSGNSIGVAKGLPAYDLPFSHVLATFMPFLKSRGLGDDDAHRILVDNPRTLLAVR
- a CDS encoding cytochrome P450, encoding MNPIESDIDIWDDDITVDPYPTYAALRELGGVVHLPKNNLYAVTTYDLIRDVLADPESFSSTTLGFNPMVNGALQGTSLASDPPMHTQLRATLSANLTPRALRGLKVTIDEKADKLVAELVATGSFEAIDSLARAFPLDIVADLIGFGGHVKENMLRWGQAAMQVLGPLNHRTQESFPIAGELYGWCSSVTAADLAPDSIGRGIFDAEARGEIPEGSAGHIIHQYLGAGVDTTIASIGNIVALFGRHPEQLELVRNNPELVPAALAEVLRYWTPLHIWGRTTTREVELGGVSVPAGAQLGILLGAGNRDPRHYDNPDTFDVTRNPTDHLSFGYGPHGCAGQGLARLEGHAIVEALARRVKSLSLGEGYRIPSNITRSFEELQVLEVEAA
- a CDS encoding MFS transporter, which produces MSLAPTVSSRGSVRATFVAAYSAVTLAQITNALPGALNGTFAVEFRTSGAGLTWIAGMFMMGIVVFELSWGLLGDLFGRKKLLYAGALVSVAGSVLAALAVNTEMMIAAQAVGGIGAGILFPISLSMIAAITPDHRERAKVIATWAGFLSLGAVISPVLAGLTSQAFTVEGTAAGAPNIFSGWRVAYYIAAAIAVAVLVIAIKAKDSAAAEGRKLDMPGQITLALGLIAILFATVQAVDAGFGSAEVITSYVAGALLLAAFIVIEKRTRQPLIHLSLFKNRAYSITGIVAVTGMFAFLAVCFSTSVAVGGLALAEAWKVGVLFVFIQGPAFAFIPVVGWLIHHVAPRWVLTAGFAFMAVSAFWLSNIPLGTPEAFGGAPWTAFIPPLLLLGIGFALTVGSITAVAINTVPPQHIGMASATTNLLRDLGFALGPVIGSAIAFGVGASAFAGSLAGILGGAGLPAEAVAGLSHVPPLGYLSGWDGVVAQFSGQAAAGGAPAQAVDGMVNAVASVQQQIQGVAGTSLGQGFQTVYFVAGIAAVLSAVLTLFINSRPSAPTPDAVAETTEANAEAVTA